A portion of the Clostridium gelidum genome contains these proteins:
- a CDS encoding phosphoribosylanthranilate isomerase produces the protein MIKQIYSLVNYNESVATMDAGADHIGLVPMQSGGVPAHRVPFDVVDRIFNEAKKRGVKCVAIMLNKDPDEMMFITKRLNPDIIHIAGMDFTADAAFADRLHKECKGVELMQAVLVDGPAAVGRAKEFAKFCDYILTDSGLAADTGIGASGLTHDWNIDAEIIKSVNIPVIMAGGLGPDNVEECIRQVRPYGVDSLTKTSYKYNDGIMEKDISKVREFCEKADKISKELWL, from the coding sequence ATGATAAAACAAATTTATTCTTTAGTGAATTATAATGAAAGTGTAGCAACAATGGATGCTGGTGCAGATCATATTGGTTTGGTACCTATGCAAAGTGGAGGTGTTCCAGCACATCGTGTACCATTTGATGTTGTAGATCGTATTTTTAATGAAGCTAAAAAGAGAGGCGTGAAATGTGTTGCCATTATGCTGAATAAAGATCCAGATGAAATGATGTTTATTACAAAACGTTTAAATCCAGATATTATCCATATTGCAGGAATGGATTTCACAGCAGATGCAGCATTTGCTGATCGACTACATAAAGAATGCAAAGGTGTAGAGTTGATGCAGGCTGTTTTAGTAGATGGACCAGCAGCAGTAGGTAGAGCGAAAGAATTTGCGAAATTTTGTGACTATATTTTAACGGATTCAGGATTAGCTGCTGATACTGGCATCGGAGCAAGTGGATTAACTCATGATTGGAATATTGATGCAGAAATTATAAAATCCGTGAATATTCCTGTTATTATGGCGGGTGGACTTGGACCTGACAACGTAGAAGAATGTATTAGGCAAGTAAGACCTTATGGGGTAGATTCCTTAACAAAAACCAGCTACAAATATAATGATGGCATAATGGAAAAAGATATTTCAAAAGTAAGAGAATTCTGTGAAAAAGCGGATAAAATATCAAAAGAATTATGGCTATAA
- a CDS encoding expansin EXLX1 family cellulose-binding protein: protein MKRNSLKRKLILTTVVTMNVLFCSSIQAFAAWNDNHSGYATYTSSGYSGGAVLLDPIPSAMEITALNTTDLNYNGINAALAGAYLEVQGPTGKKTTVYVTDEYPKAPNGALDLCPTSFAKIGNMSAGKININWHIVKAPITGMFSYRIKEGSSQYWAAIQVRNHKYPVVKMEFLKGSTWVNMEKMPYNHFLGNNMGTGSIKIKITDIRGISVTDTITALPKNGDSPGYIIPGHVQLPD, encoded by the coding sequence ATGAAAAGGAATAGTTTAAAAAGAAAGTTAATTCTAACAACCGTAGTTACTATGAATGTTTTATTTTGTTCCTCGATTCAAGCCTTTGCTGCTTGGAATGATAATCACTCAGGTTATGCTACATATACTAGTTCTGGATATTCAGGTGGTGCAGTACTTCTAGATCCTATTCCGTCTGCAATGGAAATTACTGCATTAAATACTACTGACCTTAACTATAATGGAATCAATGCAGCTTTAGCTGGTGCATATTTAGAGGTACAAGGACCAACTGGAAAAAAGACTACTGTATATGTTACAGATGAATATCCTAAAGCACCTAATGGAGCTTTGGATCTTTGTCCAACTTCTTTTGCTAAAATCGGTAATATGTCTGCTGGAAAGATAAATATTAATTGGCACATAGTGAAAGCACCTATAACTGGAATGTTTTCTTATCGTATCAAAGAAGGTAGCAGTCAATATTGGGCAGCTATTCAAGTAAGAAATCATAAATATCCTGTTGTGAAAATGGAATTTCTAAAGGGTAGCACTTGGGTTAATATGGAGAAGATGCCGTATAACCATTTCCTTGGTAACAATATGGGGACAGGCTCTATTAAGATAAAAATAACAGATATCCGTGGAATATCGGTTACAGACACAATAACAGCGTTACCTAAAAACGGAGATTCTCCAGGCTATATTATTCCTGGACATGTTCAACTACCAGACTAA
- a CDS encoding M6 family metalloprotease domain-containing protein: protein MGKIMKCLTASAAVISMLSIMSVGALAAPYTNQKHELVQPDGSTVQVKITGDEYYQQVESLDGYTLCRDKDGWISYARLNTDGTDYVSTGQVYKTNDMFSDMKLANPTDTLNESKDNLQKHLTINKEAIKNKAAAVRKKLHAIDFSSAPAVTNSKSTINFNGFSESKVTTSGAAVSNINPDGLLDSKISASSVNNVNGLTVLVDFPGTPSAISKSNIEQFFNGVGYTGFNNNGSVRDYYYDVSGGKVTYTNNVIGFFTAKHPKSYYDDINEETGSYAKSDELANEAFEWLKTSGFDASKVTTDSNGYAKAVNLLYAGTASAGWAKGLWPHQSWYGGSGSINGVKIQKYEMSDIGTDLSIFTVCHESGHMIYGYPDLYDYDGDSHGAGAYSLMSGVPNYKNPAPPDPYCRNIISGWNAPINMNSYGAGTTFTAVTNENGNQYSYKWLGTNSNEYYLIDNIQKIGRYADVPDAGLAIYHVDTKGDNSKNNMTASSHYLVSLEQADGKFDLEKNKNGGDSGDLFRAGYKDSFGDSTAPSSKWWNGSSSGLKISQISESGNEMTFVQASSGTTPDTSAGKNIAGQATASASYVSDWEKISALNDGVNPSSSIDKSSGVYGNWPKTGTQWVQYIFDKNFSISSTDVYWFKDGQGVDVPASYRITYWDGQAWQDVKNPKGLGTEINKYNTTTFTPVSTNAIAIQMDSNGSSSTGIIEWKVNGK, encoded by the coding sequence ATGGGAAAAATAATGAAATGTTTAACAGCCTCAGCTGCAGTAATATCTATGCTGAGTATTATGAGCGTAGGAGCATTAGCCGCACCCTATACTAACCAAAAACATGAATTAGTTCAGCCAGATGGCAGCACCGTCCAAGTTAAAATTACAGGAGATGAATATTATCAACAGGTTGAAAGTTTGGATGGATATACACTTTGTCGTGATAAAGATGGCTGGATCAGTTATGCAAGATTAAATACAGATGGAACAGATTACGTTTCTACTGGACAAGTTTACAAAACAAATGATATGTTTTCAGATATGAAACTTGCTAATCCTACTGACACTCTTAATGAATCAAAGGATAACCTTCAAAAACACTTAACAATAAATAAAGAAGCAATAAAAAATAAGGCTGCTGCAGTAAGAAAAAAGCTTCATGCAATAGATTTTAGCAGCGCTCCAGCAGTAACAAACAGCAAAAGCACTATAAATTTTAATGGATTTTCAGAGTCGAAAGTAACCACTTCAGGTGCAGCCGTAAGTAATATCAATCCTGATGGACTGTTAGATTCTAAAATAAGCGCTTCTTCTGTAAATAATGTAAATGGGTTAACAGTTTTAGTAGACTTTCCAGGTACTCCAAGTGCTATATCAAAATCAAACATAGAACAATTTTTTAATGGAGTAGGTTATACCGGCTTTAATAATAATGGATCTGTAAGAGATTATTATTATGATGTTTCTGGTGGAAAAGTTACATATACAAATAATGTAATAGGATTCTTTACAGCGAAACATCCAAAATCTTATTATGATGATATTAATGAAGAGACAGGATCATATGCTAAGTCAGATGAACTTGCTAATGAAGCTTTTGAGTGGTTAAAAACTTCAGGTTTTGATGCATCAAAGGTAACAACAGATTCAAATGGTTATGCAAAAGCTGTTAATCTTCTTTATGCAGGTACCGCTAGTGCAGGCTGGGCAAAAGGACTATGGCCACACCAATCTTGGTATGGTGGTTCAGGTAGTATAAATGGTGTTAAAATACAAAAATATGAAATGTCTGATATAGGAACTGATTTATCTATTTTTACTGTATGCCATGAAAGTGGACATATGATTTACGGATATCCAGATTTATATGATTACGATGGAGATTCACACGGTGCTGGTGCATATAGTTTAATGAGTGGTGTTCCAAACTACAAAAATCCAGCTCCACCAGATCCATATTGCAGAAATATAATATCAGGCTGGAATGCACCAATAAACATGAATTCATATGGTGCTGGTACTACATTTACTGCAGTAACTAATGAAAACGGAAACCAGTATTCATATAAATGGTTAGGTACTAACTCAAATGAATATTACCTTATAGACAATATTCAAAAAATCGGAAGATATGCTGATGTACCAGATGCAGGATTAGCTATTTATCATGTAGATACAAAAGGAGATAATTCTAAAAATAATATGACAGCTAGTAGTCATTATCTAGTATCTCTTGAGCAGGCAGATGGAAAATTTGATTTAGAAAAAAATAAAAATGGTGGAGATAGCGGAGATTTATTCAGAGCAGGATATAAAGATTCATTTGGTGATAGTACTGCTCCAAGTTCTAAATGGTGGAATGGGTCATCCTCTGGTTTAAAAATTTCACAAATTAGTGAATCAGGAAATGAGATGACATTTGTACAAGCAAGCTCAGGTACAACTCCAGATACAAGCGCAGGTAAAAATATAGCTGGACAAGCCACTGCATCAGCTTCTTATGTATCAGATTGGGAAAAAATAAGCGCATTAAATGATGGAGTTAATCCTTCAAGCTCTATTGATAAAAGTAGTGGTGTATATGGAAATTGGCCAAAAACTGGAACACAATGGGTTCAATATATCTTTGATAAAAATTTCTCTATATCAAGTACTGATGTATATTGGTTTAAAGACGGACAAGGAGTAGATGTACCAGCTTCATATAGAATAACCTATTGGGATGGACAAGCTTGGCAAGATGTTAAAAATCCAAAAGGTTTAGGTACAGAAATTAATAAATATAATACTACTACCTTTACTCCTGTATCAACTAATGCTATTGCAATTCAAATGGATTCAAATGGAAGCAGTTCAACAGGTATAATTGAATGGAAAGTAAACGGTAAATAA
- a CDS encoding PfkB family carbohydrate kinase, which translates to MKTEDYVVVVGGLNLDLAGLSGEVYREKDSNIGDIQMTVGGVGQNIAQNLIKLDVPTYLVGVYGDDYFGKILSDQCKTHNIKLDYAECIPNAKSSIYLYVTDNQGDMVTAVNDMKITEYMTPEFFEKRIDFINEASICVIDGNVPKESIEWLVSHCIVPIFVDPVSVTKVDRFENVLNKIDTFKPNELEAGFLTSIDIVDEETAKEAAKILNQKGVKNVFISMGSKGILCSTEEEVECVPILPSHIVSVNGAGDCSMATIIWERFWYGNKLPLIKIGQLAQAASSLTVEVAQSVSPELNIRNIEERAKKYLKEV; encoded by the coding sequence ATGAAAACAGAAGATTATGTAGTAGTTGTGGGAGGTTTAAATCTTGATTTAGCAGGCTTAAGTGGAGAGGTCTATAGAGAAAAAGATTCAAACATTGGAGATATTCAGATGACAGTTGGTGGAGTTGGGCAAAACATTGCTCAAAATTTGATAAAGTTAGATGTGCCTACCTATCTAGTGGGAGTATATGGTGATGATTATTTTGGTAAAATCCTTTCTGATCAGTGCAAAACCCATAATATTAAACTTGATTACGCAGAATGTATTCCAAATGCAAAAAGTTCAATTTATTTATATGTGACAGATAATCAAGGAGATATGGTTACTGCCGTAAATGATATGAAGATTACAGAATATATGACACCTGAATTTTTTGAAAAGCGCATTGATTTTATTAATGAAGCTTCTATTTGTGTAATTGATGGAAATGTTCCGAAAGAATCTATAGAATGGCTAGTAAGTCATTGCATTGTGCCTATTTTTGTGGATCCTGTTTCAGTTACAAAAGTGGACAGGTTTGAAAACGTATTAAACAAAATTGATACATTTAAACCAAATGAATTAGAGGCAGGCTTTTTGACAAGTATTGATATTGTGGATGAAGAGACTGCGAAGGAAGCGGCTAAGATATTGAATCAAAAAGGTGTGAAAAATGTTTTCATTTCTATGGGATCAAAAGGAATATTATGTTCAACAGAGGAGGAAGTTGAGTGTGTTCCCATTTTACCTTCTCACATTGTTAGTGTAAATGGAGCTGGAGATTGCAGCATGGCTACAATTATATGGGAACGTTTTTGGTATGGGAATAAACTACCACTTATAAAGATTGGACAGCTGGCACAAGCAGCATCAAGTTTAACAGTAGAAGTAGCGCAATCAGTTTCTCCAGAGTTGAATATCAGAAATATAGAAGAAAGAGCAAAGAAATATTTGAAAGAGGTGTAG
- a CDS encoding GH12 family glycosyl hydrolase domain-containing protein, whose protein sequence is MMKKIIKVGISVLLFTSVLTAFGPNDKANAAAVWSSSEKYGAWSNGGYTLNNDVWSPDKVGPQTIWANSYSNWGTWSAQPNTGGIKSYPHVEKAINKKLSAVKTATSNFNVTVPTSGTAMETAYDVWLSDPNAYDPNHPSKNKHEIMLWMNQYGAVNPISYKWDAAGSPIPAYRNVSIGGHIWNVYIGNNGANNTGNMVYSFIRTNGNISSGSVDIKAIATWIKNTPKWYGDIVFDNIQFGYEITSSYNGGKGYNFNTNTFSVTSN, encoded by the coding sequence ATGATGAAAAAAATTATAAAAGTTGGAATATCAGTTTTATTATTTACATCAGTGTTAACAGCATTTGGGCCTAATGATAAAGCAAATGCTGCTGCAGTATGGTCATCATCAGAAAAATATGGTGCCTGGTCTAATGGCGGATATACCTTGAATAATGATGTATGGTCACCGGATAAAGTAGGCCCTCAAACTATTTGGGCTAACTCATATAGTAATTGGGGAACATGGTCAGCGCAGCCTAATACGGGAGGCATAAAGTCTTATCCACATGTTGAAAAAGCAATAAACAAGAAGTTGAGTGCTGTAAAGACAGCAACAAGTAACTTCAATGTTACGGTACCTACAAGTGGAACTGCTATGGAAACTGCTTATGATGTATGGTTATCTGATCCTAATGCTTATGATCCTAATCATCCTAGTAAGAATAAGCATGAAATTATGTTATGGATGAATCAATATGGAGCAGTAAATCCAATTTCATATAAGTGGGATGCAGCAGGTAGTCCTATTCCGGCTTATAGAAATGTATCTATAGGAGGTCATATATGGAATGTATATATAGGAAATAATGGAGCAAATAATACAGGAAATATGGTCTATTCATTTATAAGAACTAATGGAAATATTAGTTCAGGGTCTGTAGATATTAAGGCAATAGCTACCTGGATTAAGAATACACCAAAATGGTATGGAGATATTGTATTCGATAATATACAATTTGGATATGAAATTACATCAAGTTATAATGGTGGTAAAGGTTATAATTTTAATACAAATACTTTTTCTGTAACATCTAATTAG
- a CDS encoding C39 family peptidase — MKNKKNYSRIVILLILSILLIVPSQSAYAKTVNFNDYSLNQNSATTKVGQALNPSLGLGTNQTEYISNNKSYDWYIDQGYTGEYSDNNCGPSCTTMALKWINSNFTGTAEDARETYLENGNWWTTYDITNYFDLYSAKYNTINLNENSLKKSLQQGNIAILCIDTTYLPYNANSEQRVGRFYDYKGGHFIVIKGYRIVDGKTYFESYDSNNWGMYYKNGEEKGKDRYYLASDLMKAGNANWNYAIIVHSK, encoded by the coding sequence ATGAAAAACAAAAAAAATTATTCGAGAATAGTAATATTATTAATCTTATCAATATTACTTATAGTACCTAGTCAATCCGCATATGCTAAAACGGTAAATTTTAATGACTATAGTTTAAATCAAAACAGTGCAACAACTAAAGTTGGACAAGCATTAAATCCAAGTTTGGGATTAGGAACAAATCAAACTGAATATATAAGCAACAACAAATCATATGATTGGTATATTGATCAAGGATATACTGGGGAATATTCAGATAATAATTGCGGACCATCCTGCACTACAATGGCATTAAAATGGATTAATTCTAATTTCACTGGAACTGCTGAAGATGCAAGAGAAACTTATTTAGAAAATGGCAATTGGTGGACTACATATGATATTACCAATTATTTTGATTTATATAGTGCAAAATATAATACAATAAACTTAAATGAAAATTCTTTAAAAAAATCGCTACAACAAGGTAATATAGCTATACTTTGCATTGATACAACTTACTTACCATACAATGCAAATTCAGAGCAAAGAGTTGGAAGATTTTATGACTATAAAGGAGGACATTTTATTGTAATTAAAGGCTATAGAATAGTTGATGGAAAAACATATTTTGAATCTTATGACTCAAATAATTGGGGAATGTATTATAAAAATGGAGAAGAAAAAGGAAAAGATAGATATTATTTAGCTAGTGATTTAATGAAAGCCGGAAATGCTAATTGGAATTATGCCATAATAGTACACTCAAAGTAA
- a CDS encoding non-ribosomal peptide synthetase, with amino-acid sequence MKYCIKEHEINFGKLLSENAMNNEDDVCFSFYEYSGNEKQVLKLTRADLIQKSLSIAAMLKRKNAQKGDRVIIFSTQTADNILSVLGSVLAGTIFTIIPPPTDSNKMMRFLSVLESCNPKFILCGDLIENEVYSILEKYNLLEDLQVINPKKCNEDKDFIPEELSLNDIIYIQYSSGSTSDPKGVMVSYGNIISLANLSKESRHSERLFGWVPFFHNLGLAYLIFIPALDKEFSVGIMSPNAFLEKPSRWFEAMSDFKADSTIAPNSVYESYPKLVPASKLKGINLSNVKTFLNGSELVNYSTIKKFADSYKELGVTTNKFVIGYGLAESTCGITSGTYYSESQKIEIDFDEYQNGKLALASNNTARKIQFVGNGEAIKDIIIKVVNPTTLEECEVDEFGELWIQGPCVAQGYYNNTTATNETFNAKLKGYDGNFLRTGDLGIIKNKTIYITGRIKELIIINGVNILPNDIAIKLKEEIPNLNHSSIISFSVLKEGKEKLIIIHEISEKIANDSNLNELVDKINSCVSKHFEISPYHVGFIKEETLPRSDNGKISILKSANLYREGKLNLINLGEKDNSSRNNEVIEYSTETEKKLGDIIDKEFSHKARSNDNLLNLGMDSLEVLGLTTNIENVFSINIPISFIYDNPTIKKIGDYIDITLSGEDVTILEKDKNYLYDEVKLDESVYAKKYETENPLMKNVFITGTTGFVGAYLINTLIIETKAKLYCHVRAKNQEDGFRRLKENMEYYKLWKDEYKENIIPVMGSLDKPLLGIEEGTYKHLTEIIDTVYHNGALLNFVYPYEKLKDTNVSGTVKTIQFACEGKQKYYNYISSYSVFDNPSHFNRIVSEDDPLSSCIGYYLSYSETKWVSENIIHIARERGLRAAIYRPGEITGDNKTGIWKYSDSVSRTIKSMIQTKTYPDIDMKIHMTQVDYIAEAIIYISKQGKSYGKAYNLLNSVNISVKELGNIVNECGYETKSIDYATWKENLFKSDNEHPLKLLESLFQTVKSNPNENFQIRTSTMAPILETKNTDNALIGTSIKCEPMNAELIRKYLKNFV; translated from the coding sequence ATGAAGTATTGTATTAAAGAACATGAAATAAATTTTGGTAAGTTATTAAGTGAAAATGCAATGAATAATGAGGATGACGTTTGTTTTAGTTTTTATGAATATTCTGGAAACGAAAAACAAGTCCTTAAATTAACAAGAGCTGACTTAATTCAAAAATCATTATCTATAGCAGCTATGTTAAAAAGAAAAAATGCACAAAAAGGAGACCGCGTAATTATTTTTTCCACACAAACAGCTGATAATATACTATCAGTTTTAGGATCAGTATTGGCAGGAACAATATTTACAATAATTCCACCACCAACAGATTCTAATAAAATGATGAGATTTTTATCAGTTTTGGAATCTTGTAATCCTAAATTTATATTATGTGGAGATTTGATTGAAAATGAGGTTTATTCAATTTTAGAAAAATATAATTTATTAGAGGACTTACAAGTGATTAATCCTAAAAAATGCAATGAAGATAAAGATTTCATACCAGAAGAATTATCCTTAAATGATATTATATATATTCAGTATTCTTCGGGTTCAACTAGCGATCCCAAAGGGGTAATGGTATCTTATGGAAATATAATAAGCCTTGCTAATTTAAGTAAGGAATCTAGGCATAGTGAAAGGCTATTTGGTTGGGTTCCTTTCTTTCATAACCTAGGTCTTGCATATTTAATTTTTATCCCTGCATTAGATAAAGAATTTTCTGTTGGAATTATGTCACCAAATGCATTTCTTGAAAAACCTTCAAGATGGTTTGAAGCAATGAGTGACTTTAAAGCAGATAGTACCATTGCACCAAACTCAGTTTATGAATCTTATCCAAAGTTAGTACCTGCTAGTAAACTAAAGGGCATTAACTTATCAAATGTAAAGACATTCTTAAATGGTTCTGAGTTAGTTAACTATTCAACTATTAAAAAGTTTGCTGATTCATATAAAGAATTAGGAGTTACTACAAATAAATTCGTAATAGGATATGGTCTAGCAGAATCTACCTGTGGAATAACATCAGGCACTTATTATTCAGAATCTCAGAAAATAGAGATTGATTTTGATGAGTATCAAAATGGGAAATTGGCTTTAGCTAGTAACAATACTGCACGTAAAATTCAATTTGTAGGTAATGGAGAGGCTATAAAGGATATAATCATAAAAGTTGTAAATCCAACTACTCTTGAAGAATGTGAAGTAGATGAGTTCGGAGAATTATGGATACAAGGACCTTGTGTAGCTCAAGGTTATTATAATAATACTACTGCAACAAATGAGACCTTTAATGCGAAATTAAAGGGTTATGATGGAAATTTTCTTCGTACAGGAGATTTAGGTATTATAAAAAATAAAACCATATACATTACAGGACGTATAAAAGAACTTATTATTATTAATGGAGTAAACATATTACCAAATGATATTGCAATAAAACTAAAGGAGGAAATACCTAATTTAAATCATTCCTCTATAATTTCATTTTCAGTACTAAAGGAGGGCAAAGAAAAATTAATTATTATTCACGAGATATCTGAAAAGATAGCAAATGATAGCAATTTGAATGAATTAGTAGATAAAATAAATTCCTGTGTATCAAAACACTTTGAAATATCACCTTACCATGTTGGATTTATAAAAGAAGAAACACTTCCAAGGTCTGATAATGGGAAAATATCAATACTGAAGTCTGCTAATTTATATAGAGAAGGAAAATTGAATTTAATAAATTTAGGTGAAAAAGATAATTCTAGTAGAAATAATGAGGTTATAGAATATAGTACAGAAACAGAAAAGAAATTAGGTGATATTATTGATAAAGAATTTTCACATAAAGCTAGAAGTAATGATAACTTATTAAATTTAGGAATGGATTCCTTAGAAGTACTAGGTCTTACAACTAATATAGAAAATGTATTTTCTATAAATATTCCAATATCATTTATATACGATAATCCCACAATAAAAAAGATAGGGGACTATATTGATATAACTCTAAGTGGAGAAGATGTAACCATATTGGAGAAAGATAAAAATTATTTATATGATGAAGTTAAGTTAGATGAAAGTGTTTATGCTAAAAAGTATGAAACTGAAAATCCTCTTATGAAGAATGTTTTTATAACTGGGACTACTGGATTTGTTGGAGCATATTTGATTAACACCTTAATAATTGAAACTAAAGCAAAACTTTATTGTCATGTAAGAGCAAAAAATCAAGAAGATGGTTTTAGAAGATTAAAGGAAAATATGGAATACTACAAATTGTGGAAAGATGAGTATAAGGAAAATATTATTCCAGTAATGGGCTCTCTTGATAAACCATTATTAGGAATAGAAGAAGGAACATACAAACATCTTACTGAAATTATAGATACCGTATATCATAATGGAGCGCTACTTAACTTTGTATATCCATATGAGAAATTAAAAGATACTAATGTATCAGGAACAGTTAAAACTATTCAATTTGCTTGTGAAGGAAAACAAAAATACTATAACTATATATCTTCATATAGCGTTTTTGATAATCCAAGTCATTTTAATAGAATAGTATCAGAAGACGATCCGCTTTCAAGTTGTATAGGATATTACTTATCATATAGTGAAACTAAATGGGTATCTGAAAATATAATTCATATTGCAAGAGAAAGAGGATTAAGAGCAGCAATATATCGTCCAGGAGAAATCACTGGAGATAATAAAACTGGTATATGGAAGTATAGTGATTCAGTTAGTAGAACAATTAAATCTATGATTCAAACAAAAACATATCCAGATATAGATATGAAAATACACATGACTCAAGTAGATTATATAGCTGAAGCCATAATATATATTTCAAAACAAGGTAAATCATATGGAAAAGCATATAACTTATTAAATAGTGTTAATATATCTGTTAAAGAATTGGGAAATATAGTTAACGAATGTGGGTATGAAACTAAAAGTATAGATTATGCTACTTGGAAAGAAAATCTATTTAAATCAGATAATGAACATCCTTTAAAATTATTAGAATCGCTATTCCAAACAGTGAAAAGTAATCCAAATGAAAACTTTCAAATTAGAACTAGTACAATGGCTCCAATTCTAGAAACTAAAAATACTGATAATGCTTTGATAGGGACAAGCATTAAATGTGAACCTATGAATGCTGAGTTGATACGTAAATATTTAAAGAATTTTGTTTAA
- a CDS encoding right-handed parallel beta-helix repeat-containing protein, with product MKNLLKKFSVCFMTILLSTEMTACALASAYQSSVGNTKSYYVATDGNDNNPGTLDKPFASLAKAQDTAANGDTVYIRGGTYKNFTIVDSDTNYNYVNEITKSGITYKGYATEVPIFDFSKIGTDKRVCAFYITSDAKDVTFQSIKVTGVPVGIQKQSECFRIEGQNIVFNQDTCSDNQAIGFYFTGHATGSCIRCDSYNNIGVGPSIGNIDGFGAHGDGVTFKECRSWNNSDDGYDCITSKGANTFDSCWAFNMNAGGDSNGFKIGGWGKKAIDFVPPVHTVKNCLSVNNGAHGFYANHQPGQSATWTNNTAYNNNRGNFTMLECASISNPTDIPGIKEVLHYNLSYKDNSLDNANLPAENNTNNSWNEADKNLSANDFQSIDASQLTKDRGPNGELPKITFMKPTNNSIFKGFGCFN from the coding sequence ATGAAAAATTTATTAAAAAAATTTAGTGTATGTTTTATGACAATTTTGTTGAGTACAGAAATGACAGCTTGTGCATTAGCATCGGCATATCAATCATCAGTTGGTAACACAAAAAGTTATTATGTAGCAACTGATGGAAATGATAATAATCCTGGAACCCTTGATAAACCATTTGCAAGTCTTGCTAAAGCCCAAGATACAGCTGCTAATGGAGATACTGTTTATATACGTGGTGGCACTTATAAAAATTTCACTATTGTTGATTCAGATACTAATTATAATTATGTAAATGAAATTACTAAAAGTGGAATTACATATAAAGGATATGCTACTGAAGTCCCAATATTTGATTTTTCAAAAATAGGAACAGATAAACGTGTGTGCGCTTTTTATATAACATCTGATGCAAAAGACGTTACTTTTCAATCAATTAAAGTGACAGGAGTTCCGGTAGGTATACAGAAACAATCAGAATGTTTTAGAATTGAAGGACAAAATATAGTTTTTAATCAAGATACATGTTCTGATAATCAAGCAATTGGTTTTTATTTTACAGGTCATGCAACAGGATCATGTATTAGATGTGATTCTTATAATAATATAGGAGTTGGACCATCAATTGGGAATATAGATGGCTTTGGAGCTCACGGAGACGGTGTTACATTTAAAGAATGTCGTTCGTGGAACAATAGTGATGATGGCTATGATTGCATTACTTCAAAAGGAGCTAATACTTTTGATTCATGTTGGGCATTTAATATGAATGCTGGAGGAGATTCTAATGGATTTAAGATTGGTGGATGGGGAAAAAAAGCAATAGATTTTGTGCCTCCAGTTCATACTGTTAAGAATTGTCTTTCTGTGAACAACGGAGCACATGGATTTTACGCTAATCATCAACCAGGGCAATCTGCAACTTGGACTAATAATACTGCATACAACAACAATAGAGGAAACTTCACTATGCTTGAATGCGCAAGCATAAGTAATCCTACTGATATTCCGGGTATAAAGGAAGTGCTACATTATAATCTTTCTTATAAAGATAATTCATTAGATAATGCTAATCTTCCAGCAGAAAATAATACAAATAATTCATGGAACGAAGCGGATAAAAATCTTTCAGCAAATGATTTTCAAAGCATTGATGCAAGTCAGCTAACTAAAGACAGAGGTCCTAATGGTGAATTGCCTAAAATAACGTTTATGAAGCCAACTAATAATTCCATATTTAAAGGTTTTGGGTGCTTTAATTAA